The proteins below come from a single Tenuifilum thalassicum genomic window:
- a CDS encoding DUF7935 family protein, which produces MFAEILKITIPALMVFLAGYLALRILIKNETQRQKSELMFNTIKITLPMRLQAYERLILFLERISPESILVRVNKKGMLASDFQNSLLGNIRAEWEHNLSQQLYVSKEAWELVKNAKENIISLINISSEKVAPNDSSFELSRKILETFSELDANPTTIAIDFLKKEVKNILD; this is translated from the coding sequence ATGTTTGCTGAAATCCTTAAAATAACCATTCCTGCATTAATGGTCTTTCTTGCAGGATATCTTGCACTAAGAATCCTGATTAAGAACGAGACTCAACGTCAAAAATCGGAGTTGATGTTTAATACCATAAAAATTACACTTCCTATGCGATTGCAAGCATACGAACGCTTGATCCTTTTCTTGGAACGAATATCGCCCGAATCAATTTTAGTAAGAGTAAACAAAAAAGGGATGTTAGCCAGCGACTTCCAAAATTCCCTTTTAGGTAACATTAGAGCAGAATGGGAGCATAACCTCTCACAACAGCTCTATGTAAGTAAAGAAGCTTGGGAACTAGTAAAAAATGCGAAAGAAAATATTATCAGCCTGATTAACATTAGCAGCGAAAAGGTAGCTCCAAACGATAGCAGTTTTGAACTAAGCAGAAAGATACTCGAAACATTTTCGGAACTGGATGCTAACCCAACAACAATAGCAATAGATTTCCTAAAAAAGGAGGTTAAAAATATCTTAGATTAA